A stretch of the Aminipila terrae genome encodes the following:
- the atpG gene encoding ATP synthase F1 subunit gamma, which translates to MASNNMQDIKRRIKSVTSTEHITSAMKLVSAAKLRRAKATFEKTTEYFHYITESIADIFNNISDAPEQYLAGSREIKTTCYIIVTSNRGLCGGFNSNIIKQAEAEIKADPEKPVIVAVGTKGKEYFAKRGYDIYSEYSEAPESISFLETKQISRPIIDMYNSGEIDEVVIIYTSFKNSMEQEVKRETLLPIDIKNDPEVIKHDREVEYEPSVEAVFEYLIPKYVEIKVYGAIVESATCEHAARRMAMENATDNAREMLENLSLFYNRARQAAITDEIIEIVAGAEAQK; encoded by the coding sequence ATGGCTTCAAATAATATGCAGGATATAAAACGCCGCATAAAGAGCGTAACCAGCACAGAGCACATAACCAGTGCGATGAAGCTCGTTTCTGCTGCAAAGCTGAGAAGAGCTAAGGCCACCTTCGAAAAAACAACTGAATATTTTCATTATATTACAGAATCTATAGCAGATATTTTCAACAATATCAGTGATGCCCCAGAGCAGTATCTGGCTGGGAGCCGTGAGATTAAAACAACTTGTTACATTATTGTAACAAGTAACAGAGGCTTATGTGGAGGATTTAACTCCAACATTATAAAACAAGCAGAAGCTGAGATTAAGGCTGATCCCGAAAAACCGGTGATTGTTGCTGTAGGAACAAAAGGAAAGGAATATTTCGCAAAGAGAGGTTATGATATTTATAGTGAATATTCAGAGGCTCCAGAGAGTATTTCTTTCTTAGAAACAAAACAAATCAGTAGACCTATTATAGATATGTATAATTCTGGTGAAATTGATGAGGTAGTGATTATTTATACTTCCTTTAAAAACTCTATGGAGCAGGAAGTGAAACGCGAAACATTACTGCCTATTGATATAAAAAATGACCCGGAAGTAATTAAACATGACAGAGAAGTTGAATATGAGCCATCGGTTGAGGCTGTATTTGAATATTTGATTCCTAAATATGTCGAAATAAAGGTATACGGAGCTATTGTTGAATCTGCTACCTGTGAACATGCTGCCAGAAGAATGGCTATGGAAAACGCTACAGATAATGCCAGAGAAATGCTGGAAAATCTGTCTCTATTCTATAACAGAGCTAGACAGGCTGCTATCACAGATGAGATTATTGAAATTGTTGCAGGGGCAGAAGCCCAAAAATAA
- the atpD gene encoding F0F1 ATP synthase subunit beta — MEQNKGIIHQIIGPVIDIKFSPEHMPELLNAIIIKHEGRDIVAEVSQHVGDDIVKCVALSATDGLTRGMEAINTGAPIQVPVGKEVLGRLFNVIGETIDEKGPVATAEKHSIHRDAPPFEEQDTSARIFETGIKVIDLIAPYTRGGKVGLFGGAGVGKTVLIQELISNIAKEHGGISVFAGVGERTREGNDLYYEMIESGVIDKTAMVFGQMNEPPGARMRVALTGLTMAEYFRDVEGQDVLLFIDNIFRFTQAGSEVSALLGRVPSAVGYQPTLATEMGALQERITSTKKGSITSVQAIYVPADDLTDPAPATTFAHLDATTVLSRSISALGIYPAVDPLESTSRIMDPNILGDEHYDTARGVQEVLQRYKDLQDIIAILGMDELSDSDKLIVSRARKIQRFLSQPFSVAEQFTGMEGKYLPLKETIRGFKEILEGKHDEIPESMFLLAGGIDEVVEKFKASK, encoded by the coding sequence ATGGAACAGAATAAAGGTATTATTCACCAGATTATCGGACCGGTTATTGATATAAAATTTTCACCCGAACATATGCCTGAACTGTTAAATGCTATCATCATAAAGCACGAGGGCAGAGATATTGTGGCAGAAGTTTCACAGCACGTTGGAGATGATATCGTAAAATGTGTTGCTTTATCAGCTACAGATGGCTTAACAAGAGGTATGGAAGCTATTAATACAGGAGCTCCTATTCAGGTTCCTGTAGGGAAAGAAGTACTGGGCAGATTATTTAATGTTATAGGTGAAACAATAGATGAAAAAGGTCCTGTTGCTACAGCGGAAAAGCACTCTATTCACAGAGATGCTCCACCTTTTGAAGAACAGGATACAAGTGCGAGGATTTTCGAAACGGGAATCAAGGTTATCGACTTAATTGCACCATATACCAGAGGCGGAAAGGTTGGTCTTTTCGGCGGTGCTGGTGTAGGCAAAACAGTTCTTATTCAGGAACTTATCAGTAATATCGCAAAAGAACATGGCGGTATTTCTGTATTTGCTGGCGTTGGTGAAAGAACAAGAGAAGGTAATGACCTGTACTATGAAATGATAGAATCAGGCGTTATTGATAAAACAGCTATGGTATTTGGTCAGATGAATGAACCGCCGGGAGCCAGAATGAGAGTAGCCCTGACAGGTTTAACTATGGCAGAATACTTCAGAGATGTTGAAGGACAGGATGTACTTCTGTTCATTGACAATATCTTCAGATTTACACAAGCAGGTTCAGAGGTATCGGCACTACTAGGACGTGTACCATCAGCGGTAGGCTATCAACCAACACTTGCTACTGAAATGGGTGCATTGCAGGAAAGAATTACTTCAACAAAGAAGGGTTCTATTACATCAGTACAGGCTATTTATGTACCTGCTGATGACTTGACTGACCCTGCTCCGGCAACTACTTTTGCTCACTTGGATGCTACGACAGTATTGTCACGTTCAATCAGTGCGCTTGGTATTTATCCGGCAGTTGACCCGCTTGAATCTACTTCAAGAATTATGGATCCTAATATTCTTGGTGATGAACACTATGACACAGCCAGAGGCGTACAGGAAGTTCTTCAGAGATATAAGGATTTACAGGATATTATCGCAATTCTTGGTATGGATGAGTTGTCAGATTCTGATAAACTTATCGTTTCCCGAGCAAGAAAAATCCAGAGATTCTTATCTCAGCCATTTAGTGTTGCAGAGCAGTTCACTGGTATGGAAGGAAAATATCTTCCATTAAAGGAAACAATACGAGGATTTAAAGAAATTCTTGAAGGTAAGCACGATGAAATCCCTGAATCTATGTTCTTGCTTGCAGGTGGTATAGACGAAGTTGTAGAAAAGTTTAAGGCGTCAAAATAA